The segment tcctccgGGCTGTGGGCAAAGTCGCAGCCCACACCATCTTTACAGCCGCCATCCAACCTGTCAGTCATTAAGAGGATTCCGTATGATTTAGTTTTCACATATTTAATCAGATCATCAGACCtactgtaaaaaacaaacaaacaaacaaacaaacctttctACCCccatacagaaaagttttacaGAACTGTGCAGCAGTGAATTCTCCGTACTGcatatttgctctttttttgctctcttttccacCACTAGAAGCATCTATGTTACACTGACCTACTCCAAAGTTTCATTTCTGACATTCAGAGAAATCAGGAACACTGGAAAAGATTGTAAAGAAGCAAGAGGAGTAGAGGGCAGTAAAATAATCTGGATGTGAAGTTTTATCTATTTCTCTGACCACACCCATCAGTACACAGCAGTGTACTATCACACacaagtcattttaaaatggttcATAGTTGCCCTATTGGTTTCTAATCAAGGTGTCCCCAAATCTCACCCCGGAGATCAATATCACTCCCTAAGCAgttgaattcattcattcagttgtgttgctgtgctgctcCGGGTGAATTCAAGAGtgaattattttctaaatctaaAAGCCAATTCAGGAATAGATCTTACTTGGGGCAAAGTTCAAAGTTTGTTCCAGGAAAACGGTAGTTCCACATCAGAGCTTCATCTTCTCCCTCATAGCTGAACACTCTGTCCTTGTGTTTCTCAGAGGAGATGTGCTGCTGCCACTGACGCTCACTGTTACTGTGTCTACCACAGAGACGGCAGTGGAAGCCACTCTAAAATGTAAAGAGGAAGCATAGTTGACATCTTAGCCTTACAGATGCATAGTCAGGAATTTTTAGCTTTGGcacagtttttggttttatcGAACTGAAATACAAATGTAAACCCACCATTGGTTCAACGTTGTCGGTTGGCATGGCAATACATTTCTCTTCTGGAACGGGCTGGGTGACCCCGGCACCGTTTGCTTGGTGGTTTTGACCATTTAGTGTTAGCCACATGTCATATATCTGTTGCATGTCCCACACTATGGCCGTAGAAAAAGCAGTGTAAGACATTTTTGATTCATTAAATGTTATTATCATGCTAGTAACGCATGACCATGTGTGGACAacattaaacaacaaaatgaaattattttaatcactCACAGTCATTATTCTTCATATACGTCcacatttctttctcctcttggCTGTGAGCAAATGTGCAGTTTGCGCTGTAGCTACATTTCTTTCTGTCCAAAACCCGGGGACAGATCTGCAAAGACAAAGCTGTATACCGTTAAACACTGATCAAAATGTACACCACTTACTCTTAGGAGATGTCACCATTGTGGCAATTTCAAATAGTTAACATAAAGAACAAGAAATGCATGGGCTAAGTGGAAGAGCCCTGTGTTCAGCAATAGATGTGTACAAATATGAAAGGAAAGAAGCACACCTACATCATATTGTGCAGGTCTTTTAGTCTGTGGCAGTGACCTGACCTGAACCCATTTACTTCTCTCTAAAGACTTAACCAGCAGCACCCGCCTGTCTTTAGTCcacctgaagaagatgaagtCACAAGAGTatcaatcttttatttatgtctttggCAGGAAATCTCTATTAAATATACTTGTTCCATGATTTTATCCTCACATATAAGAACTCTGCAGACATTATTTTTACTTACTTATGCTTGGTCTTAGCAGTGCAGTACTTGAGGCTTTTGTCTGGTTCACTGATCAGACCATCACACCAGCACTGAGCACAGGAAAACTTCATCTTCTTGTTCAGAACCTTCCCAGATCCacttccacctcctccacctgtcAGTTTGCTCCCATTACATCCAAAAGGGAACTgctcaaattaaatgaaatacaagTGAATATCACTTCACAGCATTCTTCTATAGGTTTAATTTTTCATCTGCCAAAATCAACTATTCTAAAAATCCCTTAAACTACCAACTTTAATAAGAGGTTTAAGATGGTTAATAATTACACAGCTTTGAGTTCTTACTTTCATcatatttggaaaaataaaagcacatgaTGCATCTCCTGAACAACCATTGTGTCCTTTCAATAAAAGTGATAAGAATCCATCTTACTCTATTCCCTCTCTGTTTGCTTGAGGTTGGCTCCTGCTTGTCATAGTACTTTGTGGCTACTTTCACAATCTCATCTGGGCTGATACctataaataacaaaaacacatgtacaGTTTTACATTTGCAGTGCATCTTTAGAGAAATACTAGAAGCTGCAGTGTTCAGCAGAGTACTGAAAGTCAAAACAAACACTACACTATGATTTTACCACATTTAATAACTGAACTTAGAGCAGTATTAACAGGGTTGGCCACAAACTGACCAATACCTTAGAAAAATTATATGCCATTTTACCAAACAGTTGCCTATATATACACTGGCAGTGAATATCATAAACTTCTATAGTGTATAATTTGGTCTCAGCAATTTCTCGAGAAatatttggctctgaatctgcTACATTTTCTACTATGTGCATCAGCTAATGGGTAACCAAGTCAGTCTGCTGTTTGGTTCTGAACATGTGGTGCACAGTGCCTCCCCCCATTAAAAACAACTATTCCTGCAATAAACTATATTGACGAGAGGGGTGAAGTGAATTAAGGAAAATTTAGTGACACACCATGAAACTGAAACAGCTTGTCAAAATTAATGTTGATTAAAGTATATTTGAAAGAAAGCCAGTGTCAATCAAAAGCATTTCCACCaaatagtagtagtaataataataataataataataataataataataagtgttGTTGACAAATAAGATTCAAACACTCTTGACTCTACTATTTTGTGATGGTGTGTACCTGTCAATCGCTGTACCCTCCACGTTTTTAATTCTATGATGGAGTGGGCATAGTAGCATTTGTCCTGTCTCTGGCAGCCATAACGGGTGGCTTGATGACACAAGTCCAGCTGGCAGAGGAGGCTCAGTGGACGGACCTTACTGTAGTTCACATTATGGTTCCTCACCACAAATGCCAAACACCTGACAGGCAAATAAAGTTCAAGGGATTCAAAGTTTGTTCAAGAGGTTGCTTTTGTGTTAAGGGTCAGAGGACTCTGTTTCCAACAAATGTGTTCCTGCAAATCATACTCACTTATTGGCATCAAAGGTGTGGCGAGCATCCAAGTTGGAGCAGATGGTGGGACTGTCTCTGCAGCGCTTGCTGATGATTCTGGGTTTATTGTTGTAGCACTCCTatggagacagaaacacaaaaagaaaaaggacaagcAAACAAAGATGAGACCACCAAATTTTAATAGTAGCACAAACaagtaaaacagaaatgacTTGAAGGCAGGTTTGTGAAGTGATAATTATGTCAGCTGTGTAAGTGTAGAGACCTGACAGAGGAAGATGAACATGCCCTTGTGTTCCCATTGCAGGCGCCTGATGCTTTCTACAGGGTCCAGTTTGGAAGCTGCTGTCTCAAACAGCAGGCTTCTTTCCAGTgtccccttcctctcttctgtcCAAACATCAATCTCCAGCTGGTTGTAGGCAAAAGTACATGCTTCTCCGTACTGACACCAGCCATTATTCTGCAGATCTGGGTGTGGAAGAAAAGTTCATCCTTAAAAATAAGAGTTGTTTGAATTTCAATAGTAACTGACAGACATggctggggtttttttttttactgggtTCATTTATTCCCTTTTACTTCAAGTTTCTTCAAGCTAAGCCATTTACCTAGTTAACACCATTATACGTGAAAGCTAATGGACTATATAAACTATATAGACTTATACAACTTTGATTGCATTTGCTGCTATTGTTGTACCACTTGTTTAGAATGTATGATTCTTAGCTAAATGCTAACACTAACATGCTAGCATTTTCACAGTAACAATGTTACCATGTTAGCATAGGTATAATGTCTATCCACTCAGTTTAGCatattagcatgttagcatttgCTAATTAGTTTCAAAAATTACATCTGAGACTGACAGCTTAGCTGTTGTTGCCACCACATGAAATTCCCATCCAGCTAGCCGCTATCCTAGCATGGCTAAAATTGTTCTGTAGGAGCAGATGTTCATGCTTAATCTAATGTTTCCACAAGTATCATATTGGGGATCAAAATGTGGGGTCAAATGATACCAAGTCTTATCAGCCGCACTTACAGTAGTGGTGATTATTCcttctgtctgaaaacaaatgattcAAGCCATTTCCCTCACAAAGTTAAATTAGGActtagaatatatatatataaaaaaaaaaaaattactataACAAAGTTGAATATCCTAAGACATGGACCCCTCCCTTCATTTATCAAGTATCTGTCAGAGAAATTAGTTTTGCAAACATGCCAGTGTCATACCTCTATAAACTGAAATCTGTTATCATTAACAATAATGTGCTATGCAAGCCAGTTTAACTAAAATAACAAGCAAAAACCAATGAgtcacctgattcaaatgagtggctccttatcagacctcagcagagcttgataacaagctgatcatttgaatcgGGTGTGTTGGAGGAGGAAGTCTAAAACATGTAGGACAGCggccctccaggactggagttgaAACACCTCTGATCTAATTGATTGACACTTACTCTTGCAAAGTACAAATGGTGCTGTGAAGGTTGTCCGGGGAATCGGCCGCACTCTGGTCCACCCTAAAGAAGGACTTTCCTTTCGTCTACATAAGAGAATGTCTTGCATACAGCTGTGAACGAGGTCCGGCTTGTGCACAAAAGTATGTATTCCTTGCCCTAAAAACATAAGTACAAAATATCTTTGAATGTAAGATATTCAATAGGAACAAAAGTAggagtagtttttttttactgaatatgTAGCTTTGTGAATGTCTGTAAATTAAGCTTTGTGATCTTAAAATGGATTATAAAGATTCTCTTACTATTCCAGTTACTTTGAAAAAGGACTGTTGGACGTACCTTCCCGAGGGAAACATGCTGAGCAGGCCTGCAGGAACTCGTGGGTGGAGGATAAGGGGTTAGAAACTGTAGTCTGcgtttcttctttcctctcctttatTGGCACACAAAGAATAAGATTTCATTTAATGCcaatggaaatgagaaaaaaaaatcttaacacAAGACAAATAATCAGTCTTACTTTGTAGTTGTTCCTTAGAGGTCGCATTACTGGAGTTACAGCAGTGTGAGAGTGTGGGTTACCTGGAGAGTAATAAGAAACCCTATTATATTTTATACACATCagcatgacattttaaaaaggatgACACTTAGTGAAATCATATTTCCTGTATAgctacatttaatttatatatagACAAGCTATATGCTCACATTTCCATGTTTCCTAACTTCCTTAAAGTTGACCTGAAACATTCATTGTAGTTTTAATTCTTTTAATCTTGTTCTTTCATTCCTGCAATTTACAGCATGATTAAAATCTTCTTTAGACATCCAGAAGTCCTATAAAAGGTTAGTGAAGACAAGCAAAACGCTACTGTAGGTCAGACACATCCACGTCTAGCAAATTGCAAATAGCATAAGTTGTCAATTAACCATAATCACCGATTGAGCCGAAATCAGAGAGTGAATCCAGGCTTGCTCCCCCAATGGAGACTGTCGGCAAAGCTGCACCTTCCAAGGAGGGAAATGAGTCCAGGGCATCAAGAGAACCAAGGTTGCCAACAGCTTTCAGTCCAATTGTAGGAACACCACCACAATGGCTACCTTGATCAGAGACAGGCTCCAGGGTATTTAGTTCATCCAGCAAATCATCAAGGGACTTCTCCCCCATGTCCAGTTCGGTTTTGCTTTTATCagtctcctcagcagcagcacttgGTGTTGTATCCAAAAAATCATCCAAGGAATCAAGGCCATCCAGGACATTCGGCGCACCAAAGGTGGGTCTTAAATTTGGAGTACCTTCAGCACCTCCATCTCCAGAGAAGTCGTCTAAGGTGTCCAAACTCTGGGAGGTCAAAAGGTCGTCCAGACTGTCAAGTGCTGCAGTCTTAGTAGCGTGCTCCCCACCTGTAAGGGAATCCAGGGAGTTCAGTTGGCTGACGGCTGAGCTGAAGAAAGCCCGGGGCAGCTGAGGTGTGGGGGCAGGCAGCACTGGAGGAACTGTGTGCCCACAAGTGGAAGTCCTAC is part of the Echeneis naucrates chromosome 8, fEcheNa1.1, whole genome shotgun sequence genome and harbors:
- the LOC115047244 gene encoding zinc finger CCCH domain-containing protein 7A-like isoform X2; its protein translation is MEPDRQKRKEEISKALKFIQSSLAYPEPEHYQDFLTQLVCNLLNEGNALFREGELEQGVREYSEGLNVSCYASGEDIQIPEALVESLYVNRATAYHSMGEYDQGVKDCDRALEVCKESCRALYRKALCLKELGKYKEAYNCTTDCLLITRLNKDVNELAQELAFHLGLKNRKPYVSTKEGTLITRGVSNGNKTAEPIKMSGDNLENAMNPLSGFAPVSFRGMPQSTVTSTQPAPSPAPDAFGDCELMGDDLDSLLDDFPTDQESSEAAFSVPSRTSTCGHTVPPVLPAPTPQLPRAFFSSAVSQLNSLDSLTGGEHATKTAALDSLDDLLTSQSLDTLDDFSGDGGAEGTPNLRPTFGAPNVLDGLDSLDDFLDTTPSAAAEETDKSKTELDMGEKSLDDLLDELNTLEPVSDQGSHCGGVPTIGLKAVGNLGSLDALDSFPSLEGAALPTVSIGGASLDSLSDFGSIGNPHSHTAVTPVMRPLRNNYKERKEETQTTVSNPLSSTHEFLQACSACFPREGQGIHTFVHKPDLVHSCMQDILLCRRKESPSLGWTRVRPIPRTTFTAPFVLCKNLQNNGWCQYGEACTFAYNQLEIDVWTEERKGTLERSLLFETAASKLDPVESIRRLQWEHKGMFIFLCQECYNNKPRIISKRCRDSPTICSNLDARHTFDANKCLAFVVRNHNVNYSKVRPLSLLCQLDLCHQATRYGCQRQDKCYYAHSIIELKTWRVQRLTGISPDEIVKVATKYYDKQEPTSSKQRGNRFPFGCNGSKLTGGGGGSGSGKVLNKKMKFSCAQCWCDGLISEPDKSLKYCTAKTKHKWTKDRRVLLVKSLERSKWVQICPRVLDRKKCSYSANCTFAHSQEEKEMWTYMKNNDLWDMQQIYDMWLTLNGQNHQANGAGVTQPVPEEKCIAMPTDNVEPMSGFHCRLCGRHSNSERQWQQHISSEKHKDRVFSYEGEDEALMWNYRFPGTNFELCPKLDGGCKDGVGCDFAHSPEELKEWTERRDFLRQKLAQAREDMLIMPDELDFGKYNFLLQD
- the LOC115047244 gene encoding zinc finger CCCH domain-containing protein 7A-like isoform X1 gives rise to the protein MEPDRQKRKEEISKALKFIQSSLAYPEPEHYQDFLTQLVCNLLNEGNALFREGELEQGVREYSEGLNVSCYASGEDIQIPEALVESLYVNRATAYHSMGEYDQGVKDCDRALEVCKESCRALYRKALCLKELGKYKEAYNCTTDCLLITRLNKDVNELAQELAFHLGLKNRKPYVSTKEGTLITRGVSNGNKTAEPIKMSGDNLENAMNPLSGFAPVSFRGMPQSTVTSTQPAPSPAPDAFGDCELMGDDLDSLLDDFPTDQESSEAAFSVPSRTSTCGHTVPPVLPAPTPQLPRAFFSSAVSQLNSLDSLTGGEHATKTAALDSLDDLLTSQSLDTLDDFSGDGGAEGTPNLRPTFGAPNVLDGLDSLDDFLDTTPSAAAEETDKSKTELDMGEKSLDDLLDELNTLEPVSDQGSHCGGVPTIGLKAVGNLGSLDALDSFPSLEGAALPTVSIGGASLDSLSDFGSIGNPHSHTAVTPVMRPLRNNYKERKEETQTTVSNPLSSTHEFLQACSACFPREGQGIHTFVHKPDLVHSCMQDILLCRRKESPSLGWTRVRPIPRTTFTAPFVLCKNLQNNGWCQYGEACTFAYNQLEIDVWTEERKGTLERSLLFETAASKLDPVESIRRLQWEHKGMFIFLCQECYNNKPRIISKRCRDSPTICSNLDARHTFDANKCLAFVVRNHNVNYSKVRPLSLLCQLDLCHQATRYGCQRQDKCYYAHSIIELKTWRVQRLTGISPDEIVKVATKYYDKQEPTSSKQRGNRFPFGCNGSKLTGGGGGSGSGKVLNKKMKFSCAQCWCDGLISEPDKSLKYCTAKTKHKWTKDRRVLLVKSLERSKWVQVRSLPQTKRPAQYDICPRVLDRKKCSYSANCTFAHSQEEKEMWTYMKNNDLWDMQQIYDMWLTLNGQNHQANGAGVTQPVPEEKCIAMPTDNVEPMSGFHCRLCGRHSNSERQWQQHISSEKHKDRVFSYEGEDEALMWNYRFPGTNFELCPKLDGGCKDGVGCDFAHSPEELKEWTERRDFLRQKLAQAREDMLIMPDELDFGKYNFLLQD